The DNA region CTGGTATAACCGCAATCTTCCACAAAACATTTCACAAAAGGTTGTTGGGGCTCACCGGATACCATCATAGTGGTGGCGGCACCCATAGAGATGCCATGTACTACCATCTGGGTATTTCCGCCGTAAATATCGTTGGCAATGTCCATCCAGCGCAATACGTCCAGCCGGTCTTTCCAACCCATTTGAATGGCAGGGCCTCCGCTTAATCCCTGATTCTGCAGGTCGGGCAGCAGAATGTTATACTTTAAATCTTTGTTGTAAAGGTAACCTATCATCAGCATACGGATGCAATCGTCCGTATAACCATGCACGATGACGGCTGTTTTGTGGGTAGGTTCGGGGGCGGCTGCGTAAATGGCATGCAGTTGCACCCCGTCAGGGTTGATAATAAAGGTATCCCGTAAAGCACCGACAGTTTGCAAACTATCTATCCAAGGCTTGATTTGCGGATACTCGCTGAGCATATACTCGTAGGAGCCGGGAATATCTTTCCCTTTGTTGTGCTCCGGTCTCAGCGAGTAGCCGAGCATGTAGAAACTCGCACCTATGAGGGCAATAATGATAGCTGTTAACAGTCCGAGCAGACTGTACTTGATACCTTTCTTCATCTTTCCTTCCTTTCACTCTATTTGTTCCATATTTCCCATGCGGCAAATGCTTGCAATAACAGCATTTCCAGTCCGTTTTTAGTAACGGCGCCGTGAGCCTCTCCCTTTTTCATGAAAAGGGTTTCATTGGGATTATATAACAAATCGTAGAGTAAATGGTTGGGAGTTAATTGATCATAAGGAATATCCGGACAGAAATCCACCTTAGGATACATGCCTACAGGTGTACAGTTTACGATAATAGTATATTCCTGCATGATCTCCGGTGTCAGTTCGTCATAAGTGAGGTAAGACGATTCCTTTTTTGTACGCGATACGAATACGCTTTCGATGCCCAGATTGGCCAGTCCGCGATAGACGGCTTTGGATGCACCGCCTGTACCCAGAATCAGCGCCTTCTTGTGATGGGCTTGCAGTAAAGGCTCAATGGACTGTGTAAAACCTATGATATCCGAGTTATAGCCGACAAGCTTTACTTTTCCCTTCGGCTGGCGGATGATTTTGATGACGTTCACTGCGCCGATCTTTGCGGTATCTTTGTCCAGTTCGTCAAGAAAGGGGATGACCTGCTCCTTGTACGGGATGGTCACATTAAGTCCGCAGAGGTTGGAATTCTCCTCTATGACTTCCATAAAGTCATTGATGTTGGGTATTTCAAAGTTTACATATTCGGCGTCGATATTCTCCGATTTGAACTTTTCATTGAAATATCCGATGGAAAACGAATGTCTCAGCGGATAGCCTATTAAACCGTATTTCTGCATAATTCTCTTAGTGTGCTATGTCAATAATCATTTCATTTAGTCGCAGTATAAAGAGTGCATATACCGAATGTCAGTCTGCGGAAATTAACCTGACTGAAACCTGCTCTGCGAATAACTTCCTGCATCACTTCGCCTTGCGGGAAAGCACGGATGCTTTGGGGCAGGTAGGTGTAAGCACTATTGTCTTTTGACAGGCATTTGCCAAGCAGGGGGATGACTACTTTGGAGTAGATGGTGAAAAGTTGTTTCATCGGAAAACGGTCCGGTGTGGAGAGTTCCAGAATGACGAGATGTCCTCCGGTTTTCAGCACGCGGCACATTTCCGCCAACCCTTTGTCCAACCCTTCGAAGTTGCGGATACCGAACGCTACGGTTACAGCATCGAACGTGTCATCGGCAAATGAGAGAGAGGTGCAGTCCTCCCGGGCAAAGGATATTTTGTCCGAGAGGTGCGCCTGTTTTACTTTATTACGTCCCACGTCCATCATTCCCTCTGAGATGTCGGTGCCTATCAGTTCGTCAGGCTGCAACTCGCGGCAGGCAAGAATGGCAAAGTCACCTGTACCGGTGGCCACGTCCATGATGCGCTTCGGTTGGAAAGGCTTTAACCAATTGATCGCTTTCCGGCGCCAACTGCGGTCGATGCCTAATGAAAGGGTATGGTTCAGCTTATCATAAGCAGGAGCAATGTTGTCGAACATTTCTTCTACCTGTTCACTCTTTTTTCCGTCCTTACCGTAGGGTTTGATATGTTCCTGGGGATAATCCATACTAACCGTTTATTACTTATTTAAGTATTCCGTTACGTTTTTCTCAATGCGTGAAGCAATGTTACTGGTATCTTCCTTCACGAATTGCTCTCCGGTGATATGCTCGTACAGTTCAATGTAACGCTCGCTGATGGATGCTACGATTTCGTCTGTCATTTCCGGAACTTGTTGTCCTTCCTTGCCTTGGAAACCATTGTCCATCAACCATTCGCGAACGAATTCTTTAGAAAGTTGTTTCTGGGCTTCGCCTTTTTCAAAGCGTTCCTGATAACCTTCAGAGTAGAAGTAGCGGCTGGAGTCCGGTGTGTGGATTTCGTCCATCAGGTAAATAGTACCGTTGTGTTTACCGAATTCATACTTCGTATCTACCAGAATCAGACCACGTTCTGCTGCGATCTCAGTTCCTCTTTTGAAGAGTGCCATGGTGTATTTCTCCAATACGGCATATTCTTCGGGAGTAGCCAGGCCTTTAGCAAGGATTTCTTCTTTTGAAATGTCTGCGTCGTGTTCACCGATTTCAGCTTTTGTAGTCGGGGTGATGATGGGTTCGGGGAATTTCTGGTTTTCCTTCATTCCTTCGGGCAACTTCACACCACAGATTTCGCGTACGCCGCTCTTGTAAGCACGCCATGCGCTACCGCAAAGATAACCGCGTACAATCATTTCGATGGGGAAACCTTCGCACATCACACCTACCGTTACCATCGGGTCGGGTGTAGCTGTCTTCCAGTTGGGACAGATATCAGTAGTAGCATCCAGGAATTTGGCTGCAATCTGATTCAGCATTTGGCCTTTAAAAGGAATGCCTTTCGGCAAAACAACGTCGAATGCGGAGATACGGTCGGTTGCTACCATAACCAGCTTTTCACCATTGATGTTATAAACATCGCGTACTTTTCCGTGGTACACACTTTTCTGTCCCGGAAAATTGAAATCAGTTTTTGTTAATGCTTTCATCATTGTTATATTTATGATTTGGATATTTTCTATGGTTTTCACCACAGAGTGGCACAGAGGCTCACAGAATTCTTTTCTGCTCTGTGAGACTCTGTGTTACCCCGTGGTGAGTTTTCTTTTTTCACGTTCGGCCTTGGTCTCCTTATCAAATTTCTCGTAGGCATCTACAATGCGGGTTACCAACTGGTGACGCACAATATCTTTCTTGTTCAGTTCCACAAAGCTGATGCCTTTCACACCTTTCAGGATGCGGAGTGCCTGTACCAGTCCCGAAGTCTGGGAAGAGGGCAGGTCGATCTGTGTCATATCTCCCGTTACAATCATCTTGGTGTTCATACCCATGCGGGTGAGGAACATCTTGATCTGCTGGGTAGTGGTGTTCTGCGCTTCATCCAGAATTACGACTGCATCATTCAACGTCCTTCCGCGCATAAAGGCGAGGGGAGCAATCTGAATGATGTTCAGTTCCATGTATTCTTTCAGCTTGGCAGCCGGAATCATATCCTGCAAGGCATCATACAACGGTTGCAGATACGGGTCTATCTTATCCTTCATGTCACCGGGCAGGAATCCAAGCTTCTCACCGGCTTCCACGGCGGGGCGACTGAGGATGATTTTCTTGATCTCTTTATTTTTGAGGGCACGTACGGCAAGGGCAATGGCAGTATACGTCTTTCCCGAACCGGCAGGACCTATGGCAAATACCATGTCGTTCTTGGCGAAACCTTCTACCAGTTTAAGCTGATTTTCACTGCGGGGGATGATCGGTTTGCCTGTCACGCTGAATACGATGACGTTACCCGACTTTTCTGCTTGCGGTGCATTTCCTTTGATGATGTCGATGATCACCTCTTCTTTCAATGAGTTGTATTCGGCGCAGTATTTTTCCAGTTTGGTAATGTTTTCTTCGAATGCGCACATCTCTTCTTCATCTCCCAACACTTTGATGACATTGCCGCGTGCAACAATGCGCAGTTTGGGGTACAAAGCTTTTATCAACTGCATATTGGCGTTATTCACACCGTAAAAGATAACCGGGTCGATATCCTCAAGAACAATCAGTTTTTCTATCATTGAATTGTTTATAAGTTCATGTCGTTTTATAGGTAAAACAGTTGCAAATTTAGTGAAACGTTTGGATACTTAGCTGGTTCCGGCTGTTTTTTTTGTTGCAGGCTTCACTATGACACCTTTTCCATTCTTGTTGCAGTGAATACACTCTTTGCGGAGTGTTCTTTCTTTGAAATCGAAAATGAGATTGGGGTTGAAATGCTGTCCGTTGATGCGGGTTTCAAAATGAAGGTGTTCGGTACTGGCCCGTCCGGTACGTCCGGTCAGTGCGATGGGTTGTCCGGCCTTTACGACGTCACCGCTCTGAACAAGATTCTTAAAATTATGACTGTATATCGTTTCCAATCCCGAAGAATGGCGCACAACGATTACGTTACCGTAAGCACTGTAAGGCTTAGACATACGTACAATGCCATCGAAAGCACTGCGTATCGTGTCTTTGGCGCAAGTCTTGATATCAATACCCGAGTGACGGCCGCCACCTCGCCCGTAAGGGGAAATCACTTTCCCTCCGGGAAGCGGAAAGCAATAGGCGGTATCAGGTATTTGCTCCAGATGCAATTCTAACAAGTTTTCGTTATCGAAAAGTCCCGGTGTAGTAACCCGGATATGATTGATTTCCATTTGCGAGAAACTTGGTTTCTCTTCAGGCGGAGTATAAGCCAGTGCGAATGATAGTAGCAGAAAGAATATGTTCATGATTAAAGGTTCTTCTTGTTATTCAAAATAGATAATTTCTCCTCCATTCGAAGAAGTATATTTTTTCAATAACTCCTGTATCATCTCGGCTGCTTCACGCAGGCCTTCCTGTCCACTGTAACCATTGACGATGGCAAGGATATGCTGGGTGCCTAAATCCATTTTAGTACGTTCGTTGTCGCTGGTAGGAGTACCGATACCGCCTACGGCATCGCGATAGACCGGAAGTCCTTCGATGTTCAGCACACCCCGTCCGATACCTTCGAATGGTTCTTCGGCGCGTCCAACTCCCAGTTTGAGGTCAGTGCCCTGTATCTTGTCCGCATCGAAACCACCGATGGAATAACCGGTGCGCAGGGATACCAGATTAATCAGGTCAACCAATGTATCTATTTGGTAAAGGGCAATTCCGCGCATCAAACGGCGGCGCAAGGCTTCGGCAGAAGGACGGTAACGGCTGGGGTCTTTACCGCAACGTTTATAAGCCTCGCGGGTAGCTGCAATGGCGGGTTGCAGTTTGATGTCCTCCGGCTGGGTAGTGGAAGTCAGTTCCCGAGTGAAAGTGTTGATTTCTTCCCAAAGCCCTTCGCAAAAGGCTGTATTGGTAACTTCTGCATAGACGGCTGCACCTTTGAAGATGGGGCAGGCATTTTTTATTTCTTCTGATACGGTGATCTGGTACATAAACTAAAACTGCTATTTAAACTCTTCATGTAAAATAAAAATAAGATAATCACTCCGCAACTGATGGCAGCATCCGCTAAATTGAATACCGGACTGAAGAATACAAAATTGTCCCCTCCTATAAATGGCATCCAGCTTGGCCAGTTAAACTCAAAAAGAGGAAAGTAGAACATATCGACCACTTTCCCATGCAGCCAACCGGTATATCCTTCCCCTATAGGTACGAAAGTAGAAATCTCGGCGGGTGTACTCTTACTGAAAATAACGCCATAGAATATGCTGTCGATGATATTCCCGATAGCTCCTGCCAGTATCAACGAAACACATGCAATATAACCACGCTTATATTTAGCTTTAATAAGTATGACGATATACCATCCAATCGCGATGGCAAATATGGTGCGGGCAATAGTCTGAATGGCTTTAGGCACTATCTGCATACCGAAAGCCATACCGGGATTTTCTATAAAGCGAAGATAAAACCAATCCGTGATATGAATGCTTTCATTATAAAACATATTCGTTTTAACTTCGATCTTTATGACTTGGTCAAGAATCAAAATTCCCAGTACAATGAGAATCGATAGCTGTCCTTTGGACAAAATATTCTTCATATTAAAAAAGTTATGGTTTTGTGTCTACTATCATAATTCCCGATAGTATACGTCCTGATTTAATCCCCAGCCGTCTTGCCGAGAAAAATTCTTCATGCCTCATATAGGTGCAAATACCTGATGTTTCTATTTGCTCGCCGGGTACACCGAAGTCGAGCAACTGCATCCGGTTCGCAGCCCACAGGTCGATATGATGCTTATGTGTTTCCGGTTTCCATTCTGATATATAATCCATTGCAAAACCGTTCATGCGGAAAGCTTCGTACACTTCTTCGCCCACTTCAAAAGAAGGTAAGGATATGCCGGGGCCGATACAAGCGATTACATCTTTTCCATCGGTTCCATAGAGTGCCCGCATCCTGTCGAGAGTGTGTCCGGCTATGTAATTCACCGTTCCCCGCCAACCCGCATGGGCGGCGGCTACCACTTGGTTCTTGCGATCATACAACAGGATAGGAACACAGTCAGCCGTAGAAATACAAATGCAGCAACCCCGTTTCTTGGTGATTAGTGCATCCACTCCTTTCAGCATGGCCGTGCGCTCGTCAGATGTGGCATTGAGATACTTTTCATCAATCACCTCCACCTTTGTACCATGTGTTTGGAACGGAATGACTAATTCTTTAGGGTGTTGAGGCATGGAGTTACAGAGTAGTTCCTGATTGCGACGGACAGATTCCGCATCATCCCCCGTGTAAGGCGTACAGTTGAAAGAGGCATAATCTCCTTTGCTGAAACCTCCCCGGCGGGTAGTTGCGAAACAAAAAATGTTGGAGTACGGTGTCATGACCCCGTATCCCAACATTCGTTTATCTTCTGTCAGAGCAATCATTACTTGTCATCCTCCCAGTCCTCTTCCTCA from Bacteroides sp. MSB163 includes:
- a CDS encoding shikimate dehydrogenase family protein; protein product: MQKYGLIGYPLRHSFSIGYFNEKFKSENIDAEYVNFEIPNINDFMEVIEENSNLCGLNVTIPYKEQVIPFLDELDKDTAKIGAVNVIKIIRQPKGKVKLVGYNSDIIGFTQSIEPLLQAHHKKALILGTGGASKAVYRGLANLGIESVFVSRTKKESSYLTYDELTPEIMQEYTIIVNCTPVGMYPKVDFCPDIPYDQLTPNHLLYDLLYNPNETLFMKKGEAHGAVTKNGLEMLLLQAFAAWEIWNK
- a CDS encoding lipoprotein signal peptidase → MKNILSKGQLSILIVLGILILDQVIKIEVKTNMFYNESIHITDWFYLRFIENPGMAFGMQIVPKAIQTIARTIFAIAIGWYIVILIKAKYKRGYIACVSLILAGAIGNIIDSIFYGVIFSKSTPAEISTFVPIGEGYTGWLHGKVVDMFYFPLFEFNWPSWMPFIGGDNFVFFSPVFNLADAAISCGVIILFLFYMKSLNSSFSLCTRSPYQKK
- a CDS encoding alpha/beta hydrolase gives rise to the protein MKKGIKYSLLGLLTAIIIALIGASFYMLGYSLRPEHNKGKDIPGSYEYMLSEYPQIKPWIDSLQTVGALRDTFIINPDGVQLHAIYAAAPEPTHKTAVIVHGYTDDCIRMLMIGYLYNKDLKYNILLPDLQNQGLSGGPAIQMGWKDRLDVLRWMDIANDIYGGNTQMVVHGISMGAATTMMVSGEPQQPFVKCFVEDCGYTSVWDEFSYELKGQFGLPPFPLMYTTSWLCNAKYGWNFKEASSLNQVRKCKLPMFFIHGDADTYVPTWMVYPLYEAKSEPKELWLAPGATHAMSYKDHPEEYTERVKNFVGKYIY
- a CDS encoding B3/B4 domain-containing protein, coding for MYQITVSEEIKNACPIFKGAAVYAEVTNTAFCEGLWEEINTFTRELTSTTQPEDIKLQPAIAATREAYKRCGKDPSRYRPSAEALRRRLMRGIALYQIDTLVDLINLVSLRTGYSIGGFDADKIQGTDLKLGVGRAEEPFEGIGRGVLNIEGLPVYRDAVGGIGTPTSDNERTKMDLGTQHILAIVNGYSGQEGLREAAEMIQELLKKYTSSNGGEIIYFE
- the ubiE gene encoding bifunctional demethylmenaquinone methyltransferase/2-methoxy-6-polyprenyl-1,4-benzoquinol methylase UbiE; amino-acid sequence: MDYPQEHIKPYGKDGKKSEQVEEMFDNIAPAYDKLNHTLSLGIDRSWRRKAINWLKPFQPKRIMDVATGTGDFAILACRELQPDELIGTDISEGMMDVGRNKVKQAHLSDKISFAREDCTSLSFADDTFDAVTVAFGIRNFEGLDKGLAEMCRVLKTGGHLVILELSTPDRFPMKQLFTIYSKVVIPLLGKCLSKDNSAYTYLPQSIRAFPQGEVMQEVIRRAGFSQVNFRRLTFGICTLYTATK
- the pgeF gene encoding peptidoglycan editing factor PgeF, with the translated sequence MIALTEDKRMLGYGVMTPYSNIFCFATTRRGGFSKGDYASFNCTPYTGDDAESVRRNQELLCNSMPQHPKELVIPFQTHGTKVEVIDEKYLNATSDERTAMLKGVDALITKKRGCCICISTADCVPILLYDRKNQVVAAAHAGWRGTVNYIAGHTLDRMRALYGTDGKDVIACIGPGISLPSFEVGEEVYEAFRMNGFAMDYISEWKPETHKHHIDLWAANRMQLLDFGVPGEQIETSGICTYMRHEEFFSARRLGIKSGRILSGIMIVDTKP
- a CDS encoding PhoH family protein, which translates into the protein MIEKLIVLEDIDPVIFYGVNNANMQLIKALYPKLRIVARGNVIKVLGDEEEMCAFEENITKLEKYCAEYNSLKEEVIIDIIKGNAPQAEKSGNVIVFSVTGKPIIPRSENQLKLVEGFAKNDMVFAIGPAGSGKTYTAIALAVRALKNKEIKKIILSRPAVEAGEKLGFLPGDMKDKIDPYLQPLYDALQDMIPAAKLKEYMELNIIQIAPLAFMRGRTLNDAVVILDEAQNTTTQQIKMFLTRMGMNTKMIVTGDMTQIDLPSSQTSGLVQALRILKGVKGISFVELNKKDIVRHQLVTRIVDAYEKFDKETKAEREKRKLTTG
- a CDS encoding M23 family metallopeptidase, encoding MMNIFFLLLSFALAYTPPEEKPSFSQMEINHIRVTTPGLFDNENLLELHLEQIPDTAYCFPLPGGKVISPYGRGGGRHSGIDIKTCAKDTIRSAFDGIVRMSKPYSAYGNVIVVRHSSGLETIYSHNFKNLVQSGDVVKAGQPIALTGRTGRASTEHLHFETRINGQHFNPNLIFDFKERTLRKECIHCNKNGKGVIVKPATKKTAGTS
- a CDS encoding phosphoribosylaminoimidazolesuccinocarboxamide synthase gives rise to the protein MKALTKTDFNFPGQKSVYHGKVRDVYNINGEKLVMVATDRISAFDVVLPKGIPFKGQMLNQIAAKFLDATTDICPNWKTATPDPMVTVGVMCEGFPIEMIVRGYLCGSAWRAYKSGVREICGVKLPEGMKENQKFPEPIITPTTKAEIGEHDADISKEEILAKGLATPEEYAVLEKYTMALFKRGTEIAAERGLILVDTKYEFGKHNGTIYLMDEIHTPDSSRYFYSEGYQERFEKGEAQKQLSKEFVREWLMDNGFQGKEGQQVPEMTDEIVASISERYIELYEHITGEQFVKEDTSNIASRIEKNVTEYLNK